Part of the bacterium genome, CCGCATGGAGGGCCTGACCCGCGACGTGGCCGAGGCCACCGGCAAGCAGTCCGAGGGCATCCGGCAGATCAACGAGGGCCTGGCCAGCCTCGACCAGATCGTGCAGGCCAACGCCGCCACCACCGAGCAGACCGCGTCGGCGTGCCACGAGTTGAGCACCCAGGCGGGGCAGTTCCGCAGCGTGGTGCGGCGCCTGGACACGGACGTGGCCGGTATCGACGCCGCCGGCGACGGGCCCGGCGTGCTGGACGGCCTGCGCGGCCGCTTCCGCCGGGACCATCCGGCGGCGGCGCCCGTCTCAGTCCCGGCGCCGCAGGCGGTGGGCCCGGCCCGGCCCCGACCCGAGGCCGTCCCGTCCGGCGACGAGCTGGTCCTGCTCGAGGACCACGAACTGGACGATGCGTTCACCGACTTCGGGCACGAGGTCGGCGAGAAGATCGAGATCTGAGCGACCACGGGGCGCACGCCCCCCACCCGCCGGCCGCGGCCGGACGTGAACCGCAAAGGAGACGACGATGGCACTGCTGGATTGGAATGCGAGCCTGAGCGTGGAAGTCCCCGAGATGGACGCCGAGCACAAGAAGCTCGTCGGCCTGGTCAACGAACTGAACGACGCCATGAAGTCCGGCAAGGCCAAGGACGAGATGGACAAGGTGTTCGGCGAGCTGGCCCGCTACACCCAGACGCACTTCGCCTCGGAGGAGCGCTGGATGCAGAAGGTCGGCTACCTGCACCTGGACAAGCAGAAGCGCGAGCACCAGGAGCTGCTGAAGCAGGTCACGGCCTTCAAGGCGGACTACGACGCGGGCAAGGCCATGATCAGCGTGAAGCTGATGGGCTTCCTGCGCGACTGGGTCCGCAACCACATCCAGAAGTCCGACAAGGACTACGGCGTGTGGGCGAAGCAGAACGCGGGCGTCTGAGGTCCCCCTCCTCGCAACCCCGCGCGGAGCCCCGGC contains:
- a CDS encoding hemerythrin family protein → MALLDWNASLSVEVPEMDAEHKKLVGLVNELNDAMKSGKAKDEMDKVFGELARYTQTHFASEERWMQKVGYLHLDKQKREHQELLKQVTAFKADYDAGKAMISVKLMGFLRDWVRNHIQKSDKDYGVWAKQNAGV